The region TTTGTGCGCTGGATGAGCATGACATTTGCACCGGGTGTCAGCGCACGGTAGAGGAGATCACTCGCTGGAGCCGGATGGATAACGAGCAGCGGCGCAAGGTCCTTGGTTTGTGTCATGAGCGCGCCAAGTCCAGCGGTCTACTCTGGATGCTGCCTGCCAAATCGGATAGCTGAGTGTTTTTTGCCTGCTTGTATCGCGCCCTCACCAGCGCCCGCTGCATGATCGCCTGTGGATAAGTTCGGCACTGAGTATTGCACTCGACAGGTGATTTTTTTCGGCACGATCGACGCGTTTACGCCGGGCGTGATCCTTGCCGCGGTGCGCTCCAAGTTCGTCGGTGTGACCGCTGTCTGGCGGCTCATGGCCTGGCGCTGGCGCAAGCAGGCCGTCGTCAACTGAAGCTAAACCCTCAGGTTCATGTAAAATGCCGCGCTTTCTTCCCGTGGGAAACGCGCCTGGCGTGTATCCCTCGATGATCCGCTTCTTGAGGACCTGAGATGACCCGTATCGGAACTCCATTGTCGCCAACCGCGACCCGCGTAATGCTGTGTGGCTGTGGTGAGTTGGGCAAGGAAGTGGTGATCGAGCTGCAACGCCTGGGCGTTGAAGTAATTGCCGTGGATCGCTACGCGAACGCGCCGGCCATGCAAGTTGCGCATCGCAGTCACGTGATCAACATGCTCGACGGCGCGGCCCTGCGTGCGGTGATCGAAGCCGAGAAGCCGCACTTTATCGTGCCGGAAATCGAAGCCATCGCCACCGGGACACTGGTTGAGCTGGAAGCCGAAGGCTTTACCGTGATCCCGACGGCACGTGCCGCGCTGCTGACCATGAATCGCGAAGGCATCCGTCGCCTCGCCGCTGAAGAGCTGGACTTGCCGACGTCGCCGTACCACTTTGCCGACACCTTTGAGGATTACAGCAAAGCAGTCGAAGACTTGGGCTTCCCGTGCGTGGTCAAACCGGTCATGAGTTCATCGGGTAAAGGCCAGAGCCTGTTGCGCAGCCACGATGATGTGCAGAAAGCCTGGGATTACGCTCAAGAAGGCGGCCGTGCCGGTAAGGGGCGAGTGATCATCGAAGGCTTTATCGACTTCGATTATGAAATCACCCTGCTGACCGTGCGCCACATTGGCGGCACTACATTCTGTGCGCCGGTCGGTCACCGTCAGGAGAAGGGCGACTACCAGGAATCCTGGCAGCCACAAGCAATGAGCCCGATTGCCCTGGCTGAATCCGAGCGCGTCGCCAAAGCCGTCACCGAGGCGCTGGGTGGTCGTGGTCTGTTTGGCGTTGAGTTGTTCATCAAAGGTGATCAGGTCTGGTTTAGCGAAGTGTCGCCGCGCCCGCATGACACCGGGCTGGTGACCCTGATTTCTCAGGATCTGTCGCAATTTGCGCTGCACGCCCGGGCCATCCTCGGCTTGCCGATTCCATTGATCCGTCAGTTTGGCCCATCGGCGTCGGCGGTGATTCTGGTGGAAGGGCAGTCGACCCAGACCGCTTTCGCCAATCTGGGGGCTGCCCTGAGCGAACCGGATACGGCATTGCGTCTGTTCGGCAAGCCGCAAGTTAACGGCCAGCGTCGGATGGGTGTGGCGCTAGCGCGCGATGAGTCGATCGAAGCGGCTCGCGCTAAAGCGACCCGTGCTTCCCAGGCCGTTGTTGTAGAGCTGTAACCGAGGCGCTGCCATCGCGGGTTTGCCCGCGATGGCGGTCTATCACGCCACCCGATTCAAATCGTTGTGACGCGTTTCCTTCAGGCACAGCACCGCTATCAAGCTCAGCACCGCCGCCCCCGACACATACCCGCCGACGTAACTCAAACCGCCCATCGCCACCAGTTTCTGCGCAAAGAACGGTGCCGCCGAGGCGCCAACAATGCCACCCAGGTTATACGCCGCCGAGGCACCGGTGTAGCGAACGTGGGTCGGGAAAAGCTCCGGCAGCAGGGCGCCCATCGGCGCAAATGTCACGCCCATCAAAAACAGCTCGATGCACAGGAACAGCGCCACGCCCCAGGTTGTGCCGTGGGTCAGCAGCGGTTCCATCAAAAAACCGGACAGAATCGCCAACACGCCACCGACGATCAACACCGGTTTACGTCCGTAACGGTCGCTGGCCCAGGCCGACAGCGGGGTCGCTGCTGCCATGAACAGCACGGCAAAGCACAGCAGCTCGAGGAAGGTTTCACGCGTGTAGCCGAGTGTCGATACGCCGTAACTCAGTGAAAACACCGTTGAGATATAGAACAGCGCGTAGCACACCACCATCGACCCGGCCCCCAGCAACATCGGCGCCCAGTATTGGCTGAGCAGCTCGACCAGCGGAATCTTCACTCGCTCCTGGCGGGCCATTGCGTTAGCAAATACCGGGGTTTCGTGGAGCTTGAGACGCACATACAGGCCCACCATCACCAGCACGGCACTGAGCAGGAACGGAATCCGCCAGCCCCAGGCGCGGAACTGCTCGTCGTTCAGGGTCATGGCCAGGGTCAGGAACAGACCGTTGGCCGCCAGAAAGCCAATCGAAGGGCCAAGTTGCGGAAACATGCCGAACCAGGCGCGCTTGCCTTTGGGGGCATTCTCGGTCGCCAACAGCGCCGCGCCACCCCATTCACCGCCTAACCCCAGGCCTTGGCCGAAGCGCAGCACGCAAAGCAGAATCGGCGCCCAGGCGCCAATGCTGTCGTAACCGGGCAACACGCCGATCAGCGTGGTGCATACGCCCATCAGCAGCAACGAAGCGACCAGGGTCGATTTACGGCCGATACGGTCACCAAAGTGGCCGAACAGCGCCGAGCCCAGCGGTCGTGCAAGGAAGGCAATGCCGAACGTGAGAAACGCCGAGAGCATCTGTGCCGTGCCGGACGTCTGCGCAAAGAACACCGGCCCGATCACCAACGCGGCAGCGGTGGCATAGACGTAGAAATCGTAGAACTCGATGGCGGTGCCGATGAAGCTTGCGGTGGCCACTCGGGTGGCGGAGTTCGTCGGCTGGACAGACGCAGTGTCGCTGTAAGCGGTGCTGGTGGTCATGCGGTGATCCCTGACAGTCATGCTCCAATGGAGCGAATTATTATGGTCGAACACCCAGGGATGTGGGTTTAACGCGGTGTGCGGGTAGCACGGTGGGGAGGGTGGTGCTTGGGTAAGTGGCTCGATTATAGGAAGGCGGCTAGAGATTCAACAAGGGGCTTGGGATTGGCGAGGTCTTTAGGGGTGTCGGGGTAACCCAATGCC is a window of Pseudomonas sp. DC1.2 DNA encoding:
- a CDS encoding MFS transporter, with product MTTSTAYSDTASVQPTNSATRVATASFIGTAIEFYDFYVYATAAALVIGPVFFAQTSGTAQMLSAFLTFGIAFLARPLGSALFGHFGDRIGRKSTLVASLLLMGVCTTLIGVLPGYDSIGAWAPILLCVLRFGQGLGLGGEWGGAALLATENAPKGKRAWFGMFPQLGPSIGFLAANGLFLTLAMTLNDEQFRAWGWRIPFLLSAVLVMVGLYVRLKLHETPVFANAMARQERVKIPLVELLSQYWAPMLLGAGSMVVCYALFYISTVFSLSYGVSTLGYTRETFLELLCFAVLFMAAATPLSAWASDRYGRKPVLIVGGVLAILSGFLMEPLLTHGTTWGVALFLCIELFLMGVTFAPMGALLPELFPTHVRYTGASAAYNLGGIVGASAAPFFAQKLVAMGGLSYVGGYVSGAAVLSLIAVLCLKETRHNDLNRVA
- the purT gene encoding formate-dependent phosphoribosylglycinamide formyltransferase, which produces MTRIGTPLSPTATRVMLCGCGELGKEVVIELQRLGVEVIAVDRYANAPAMQVAHRSHVINMLDGAALRAVIEAEKPHFIVPEIEAIATGTLVELEAEGFTVIPTARAALLTMNREGIRRLAAEELDLPTSPYHFADTFEDYSKAVEDLGFPCVVKPVMSSSGKGQSLLRSHDDVQKAWDYAQEGGRAGKGRVIIEGFIDFDYEITLLTVRHIGGTTFCAPVGHRQEKGDYQESWQPQAMSPIALAESERVAKAVTEALGGRGLFGVELFIKGDQVWFSEVSPRPHDTGLVTLISQDLSQFALHARAILGLPIPLIRQFGPSASAVILVEGQSTQTAFANLGAALSEPDTALRLFGKPQVNGQRRMGVALARDESIEAARAKATRASQAVVVEL
- a CDS encoding DUF1289 domain-containing protein is translated as MNATERPVPSPCVSICALDEHDICTGCQRTVEEITRWSRMDNEQRRKVLGLCHERAKSSGLLWMLPAKSDS